CCTATTCGATGATTTTGCCGACCACGCCGGCGCCCACGGTGCGCCCACCCTCACGAATGGCAAACCGCAACCCCTCCTCCATCGCGATCGGCGTGATCAACTCCACCTCCATCGTCACATTGTCCCCCGGCATCACCATCTCCACCCCCTCCGGCAACCGTATCGTCCCCG
The DNA window shown above is from candidate division KSB1 bacterium and carries:
- the tuf gene encoding elongation factor Tu (EF-Tu; promotes GTP-dependent binding of aminoacyl-tRNA to the A-site of ribosomes during protein biosynthesis; when the tRNA anticodon matches the mRNA codon, GTP hydrolysis results; the inactive EF-Tu-GDP leaves the ribosome and release of GDP is promoted by elongation factor Ts; many prokaryotes have two copies of the gene encoding EF-Tu), with protein sequence GTIRLPEGVEMVMPGDNVTMEVELITPIAMEEGLRFAIREGGRTVGAGVVGKIIE